A region of Astyanax mexicanus isolate ESR-SI-001 chromosome 23, AstMex3_surface, whole genome shotgun sequence DNA encodes the following proteins:
- the LOC125787298 gene encoding uncharacterized protein LOC125787298, translating to MCCGAADGFYDLLVDLGQSVTIDCEISVKDVHWFLMKPPHSIVYILRSFSGMTTDAVYGDQAFRERFSLKHNGSLFIQNITVNELGIYYCMNPESSQKISNGTRLHSKLHADDHHNQTETNQQLRNKIQHKDEEIRLWKSLLILSCLMMCILLITVTGFIISHCRGSPNSGLQQNEESSRLKKLYTVMQQNGSRSSTFTVVEFTQLSSVL from the exons ATGTGTTGTGGAGCTGCAGATGGTTTCTATGATCTGCTGGTAGATTTAGGACAGAGTGTGACTATAGACTGTGAGATTAGTGTAAAGGATGTTCACTGGTTTCTGATGAAGCCGCCACATTCCATAGTGTATATATTACGCTCTTTCTCAGGCATGACCACGGATGCAGTTTACGGTGACCAAGCCTTCAGAGAAAGATTCTCCCTGAAGCACAATGGTAgtttatttattcaaaatatcACCGTGAATGAATTAGGAATTTATTACTGCATGAACCCAGAGTCATCACAGAAAATTAGTAATGGAACCAGACTTCACTCCAAACTGCATGCAGACG ACCATCACAACCAAACGGAAACGAATCAGCAGCTGCGGAATAAGATACAACATAAAGATGAAGAGATCAGACTTTGGAAAAGTCTTCTTATCCTGTCTTGCCTGATGATGTGCATTCTGCTAATTACTGTAACAG GTTTCATAATAAGCCACTGCAGAGGGTCTCCAAACAGCGGTTTACAGCAGAATGAAGAGTCCAGCAGATTAAAG AAGCTGTACACAGTGATGCAACAGAACGGCAGCAGAAGCAGCACCTTCACTGTGGTGGAGTTTACTCAGCTTAGCTCTGTTCTGTAG